One genomic window of Luteitalea pratensis includes the following:
- a CDS encoding RNA polymerase sigma factor, whose protein sequence is MNAPATLLTHPALADRDQRLLDTARQGDLDAFEALVRRHQRKVYSLAWYGVRDQMQAEEIAQDVFMQLHAALPRIESGAHLGAWLRRTTSHRVIDTLRVRKPFRSLDQIAEPQTSTGTPDPLADRLVHRALARLAPRARLVVMLRYMDDLAPTEIAETLDMSLNTVKSHLRRGLLVLRARLQREPTR, encoded by the coding sequence ATGAACGCCCCTGCCACCCTCCTCACGCACCCGGCCCTGGCCGACCGCGACCAGCGCCTGCTGGACACGGCGCGGCAAGGCGACCTCGATGCCTTCGAGGCACTGGTACGCCGGCACCAGCGCAAGGTCTACAGCCTGGCCTGGTATGGCGTCCGGGACCAGATGCAGGCCGAGGAGATTGCGCAGGACGTGTTCATGCAGTTGCATGCGGCGCTGCCGCGTATCGAATCGGGCGCCCACCTCGGCGCCTGGCTTCGACGCACGACGTCCCATCGGGTGATCGACACACTGCGCGTCCGCAAGCCGTTCCGATCGCTCGACCAGATTGCGGAACCCCAGACGTCCACCGGGACACCCGATCCCCTGGCCGATCGTCTCGTACACCGCGCGCTGGCCCGGCTCGCGCCACGGGCGCGGCTGGTGGTCATGCTGCGTTACATGGACGACCTGGCCCCGACCGAGATTGCCGAAACGCTCGACATGTCCCTCAACACCGTGAAGAGTCACCTGCGCCGCGGCCTGCTCGTGCTGCGCGCGCGTCTCCAGCGGGAGCCGACGCGATGA
- a CDS encoding SET domain-containing protein: protein MAKRVTSRKGSTNGTAPHFDIAPLVIEGSRIKLRSRVAGQLVKLPDELPLPMIERRQSGVHGWGVFALERIPKNKRIIYYAGQLVPARESHDREVAYLEKGCIWCFELSNRWAVDAMYGGNVARYINHACKPNCYSHIVDGIIWIRAGRTIEAGEELSYDYYTGGTAEIPCQCRPNCRGMI, encoded by the coding sequence TTGGCAAAGCGCGTTACATCCCGCAAGGGAAGCACCAACGGCACCGCACCGCATTTCGACATCGCCCCCCTGGTCATCGAAGGCTCACGCATCAAGCTGCGCTCGCGCGTCGCCGGTCAACTGGTCAAGCTGCCCGACGAGCTGCCGCTGCCCATGATCGAGCGTCGGCAAAGCGGTGTGCATGGCTGGGGCGTCTTTGCCCTCGAGCGGATTCCCAAGAACAAACGCATCATCTACTACGCCGGTCAACTCGTGCCCGCCAGGGAGAGCCACGACCGCGAAGTGGCCTACCTCGAAAAGGGCTGCATCTGGTGCTTCGAACTGAGCAACCGGTGGGCCGTGGATGCCATGTACGGCGGCAACGTCGCGCGCTACATCAACCACGCGTGCAAGCCGAACTGCTACAGCCACATCGTCGACGGCATCATCTGGATTCGCGCCGGGCGCACCATCGAGGCCGGCGAGGAGCTCTCCTACGATTACTACACGGGCGGCACCGCGGAGATCCCGTGCCAGTGCCGGCCGAACTGCAGGGGCATGATTTAG
- a CDS encoding SpoIID/LytB domain-containing protein yields the protein MPSADDSTLPPDVLSRASWARVRWPGGAILDTNLPARIDEPVHAGSIFKLVVARAALAQGLVTARTRFVCPRRVEVQGRRADCVHPDLGRPLALDDALAYSCNHFFVRLAERLDRAGLTETLRRLSSGAVLITGEPAMPWMALGVEGPRAGMRTWARIALAAMAVDPDEPEGSAMIRRGAARAASEGTAVALADDTSYTLAKTGTTMGDSGVQEGRVVAWRPESAEAIVVRAPGVAGRDAARIARAVWDAATVSDEPRVRVGRTRDASDTDPAGRVDDLPLEAYVAGVVAAEGEQDMPSVALQALAVAARSYAIAPARRHTRDGYDVCDTTHCQVLGAATRWSREAAAQTRGVVLALGDTVVRVPYSASCSGVLSSPRELWGGDDATLTRTGPDPVGHTVDNWQGTAAADALYAALKEAGYRGDVLRGLRVVARTREGLPSRIALDGLAPAEIDASTFRHIVGRRLGWDVLKSHAWDVTRVGVGYRFTGRGKGHGAGLCLRGASVYAARGSSLTQVMSTYVPGASLISTRDQVVVRVPSQLMASAQRLRKETRALLAGTRVRLRVFTPRLVTIEVHPTVASYQRATGRAWWTSASTRAVAPDHRRTQADASVPRFRIDVAPRSNGALTAEALTGVLRHELVHVLTGPLLVDAPAWVAEGLATEGGRLDTSTREPSHVAGPCPSDALVVQPGSLETMRDAYARAGACLNAALPGGLASWRTLVAP from the coding sequence GTGCCGTCTGCCGACGACTCGACGCTGCCGCCCGACGTACTGTCGCGGGCGTCGTGGGCGCGCGTGCGCTGGCCTGGTGGCGCCATCCTCGACACGAACCTGCCCGCACGCATCGACGAACCGGTCCACGCTGGTTCGATCTTCAAACTCGTCGTGGCCCGGGCCGCCTTGGCACAAGGTCTCGTGACCGCGCGCACGCGCTTCGTGTGCCCGCGGCGCGTCGAGGTGCAGGGGCGTCGCGCAGACTGCGTGCATCCCGATCTGGGCCGTCCCCTCGCCCTGGATGACGCGCTCGCGTATTCGTGCAACCACTTCTTCGTCCGGCTCGCGGAACGCCTCGACCGGGCGGGTCTCACCGAGACGCTGCGACGGCTCTCGTCCGGTGCTGTCCTCATCACCGGAGAGCCCGCCATGCCGTGGATGGCGCTCGGTGTGGAGGGGCCACGTGCCGGCATGCGCACCTGGGCGCGCATCGCCCTCGCCGCGATGGCCGTTGATCCGGACGAGCCGGAGGGCTCGGCGATGATCCGCCGCGGTGCCGCCCGGGCCGCGTCCGAGGGCACGGCCGTTGCGCTGGCCGACGACACCAGCTACACCCTCGCGAAAACGGGAACGACGATGGGTGACAGCGGTGTGCAGGAAGGCCGCGTCGTGGCGTGGCGTCCAGAGTCGGCGGAGGCGATCGTCGTGCGTGCCCCGGGTGTCGCAGGCCGCGACGCAGCGCGGATCGCGAGGGCGGTCTGGGATGCCGCAACCGTGTCGGACGAGCCCCGCGTCCGTGTCGGACGCACGCGCGACGCTTCCGATACGGATCCCGCGGGACGCGTCGACGACCTCCCGCTCGAGGCGTACGTCGCCGGAGTGGTCGCGGCCGAGGGTGAGCAGGACATGCCGTCGGTGGCCTTGCAGGCCCTGGCGGTCGCGGCACGCAGCTATGCGATCGCGCCGGCGCGACGCCACACGCGCGACGGCTATGACGTCTGCGACACGACGCACTGCCAGGTGCTGGGTGCGGCCACGCGCTGGAGTCGGGAGGCTGCCGCGCAGACCCGAGGTGTGGTGCTGGCGCTCGGCGACACCGTCGTGCGCGTGCCGTATTCGGCGTCATGCAGCGGCGTGCTCTCGTCGCCACGCGAACTGTGGGGTGGAGACGACGCCACGCTCACCCGCACGGGACCGGACCCGGTCGGCCACACCGTGGACAACTGGCAGGGAACGGCGGCAGCCGACGCGCTGTACGCGGCGCTGAAGGAAGCCGGTTATCGCGGCGACGTCCTCCGCGGCCTGCGCGTGGTGGCGCGCACGCGCGAAGGCCTGCCCTCGAGAATCGCGCTCGATGGCCTGGCTCCTGCGGAGATCGACGCCAGCACGTTCAGGCACATCGTCGGACGCCGTCTTGGCTGGGACGTGCTCAAGAGCCATGCCTGGGACGTCACGCGGGTGGGTGTCGGCTATCGCTTCACGGGCCGCGGCAAGGGCCATGGCGCCGGCCTCTGCCTGCGTGGCGCCTCGGTGTACGCCGCACGCGGCTCGTCCCTCACGCAGGTGATGTCGACCTACGTTCCCGGTGCGTCCCTGATCTCGACGCGTGATCAGGTCGTGGTTCGAGTGCCCTCACAGCTGATGGCGAGCGCTCAACGGCTTCGCAAGGAGACCCGCGCGCTGCTGGCCGGCACGCGCGTGCGGCTCCGTGTGTTCACGCCGCGCCTGGTCACGATTGAGGTCCACCCGACCGTCGCGTCGTACCAGCGAGCCACTGGTCGTGCCTGGTGGACGTCGGCCAGCACGCGGGCCGTCGCGCCGGACCATCGCAGAACACAGGCGGACGCTTCCGTGCCGCGCTTCCGAATCGACGTGGCCCCGCGCTCCAATGGCGCGCTCACGGCGGAGGCACTCACGGGCGTGCTGCGACATGAATTGGTCCATGTGCTGACTGGGCCGCTTCTCGTCGACGCGCCCGCCTGGGTCGCCGAAGGCCTGGCGACCGAGGGAGGTCGTCTTGACACCAGCACCAGAGAGCCCAGCCACGTCGCCGGGCCGTGCCCGAGTGACGCACTCGTCGTGCAGCCGGGGAGCCTCGAGACCATGCGCGACGCCTACGCCCGGGCCGGCGCCTGCCTCAACGCCGCCCTGCCAGGCGGCCTCGCGTCTTGGCGGACCCTCGTGGCGCCCTAG
- a CDS encoding YqiA/YcfP family alpha/beta fold hydrolase: MISRAIYLHGFASSAQSSKAQFFAGKFAALGIRLVTPDLNAPDFGTLTVTRMLDEVGSVLAQGDPGPVVLMGSSLGGFVAWHAAARLAAVLPAHPIDRLVLLAPAVTFGRDRQEDFGRGVVDEWERTGTREFFHYGENEPRQLHYEFYRDALSYPAAHAQVHVPTLIFQGMQDDLVKPQGVIEFCHGRPNVSLRLLQDSHQLLAHLDQMWQETRTFLGC; this comes from the coding sequence GTGATCTCCCGCGCCATCTATCTCCACGGCTTCGCGTCGTCTGCGCAGTCCAGCAAGGCGCAGTTCTTTGCTGGCAAGTTCGCTGCGCTCGGGATTCGGCTGGTGACACCCGACCTCAACGCGCCCGATTTCGGCACGCTGACAGTCACACGCATGCTCGACGAGGTCGGCAGTGTCCTCGCGCAAGGCGACCCGGGCCCGGTCGTGCTGATGGGGTCGAGCCTCGGCGGGTTCGTGGCCTGGCATGCCGCGGCCAGGCTCGCCGCGGTCTTGCCGGCGCATCCGATCGACCGGCTCGTGCTGCTGGCGCCGGCGGTGACCTTCGGCCGCGATCGCCAGGAAGACTTCGGCCGTGGCGTCGTGGACGAATGGGAGCGGACAGGCACACGCGAGTTCTTCCATTACGGCGAGAACGAGCCGCGACAACTGCACTACGAGTTCTACCGGGATGCCCTGTCGTACCCCGCGGCGCATGCGCAGGTGCACGTCCCGACGCTCATCTTCCAGGGCATGCAGGACGATCTGGTGAAGCCGCAGGGCGTGATCGAGTTCTGCCATGGACGGCCGAACGTCTCGCTGCGGCTGCTGCAGGATAGTCATCAATTGCTGGCACACCTCGACCAGATGTGGCAGGAGACACGTACCTTCCTCGGTTGTTGA
- a CDS encoding IS5 family transposase produces the protein MRGDDRQPTSMFSYVSAEDRVPADHPLRPIRALVDEILRDMSRDFDGLYARVGRPSIPPERLLRAQLLQLFYSIRSERLLMEQLDYNILFRWFVGLEMDEPIWVPTVFTKNRDRLLNQEVARQFLQRVVDRASAWMSDEHFTVDGTLIEAWASQKSFQPKDGPPEGDGRNFHGQTRTNDTHASKTDPDARLYRKSFQSEARLAYLGHVLMENRHGLIVDGMATTADGHAERDAALLMLQKHARPSRPRTLGADKLFDTRDFVDVTRQLGYTPHVSQNVKRTGGSAIDRRTTRHAGYSISQACRPRIERVFGWLKPLAGLRKVKLRGLDKVDSLFVFACAAFNLRRLPRLLAMAATPA, from the coding sequence ATGCGCGGAGACGACCGTCAGCCCACCTCGATGTTCAGCTACGTCTCGGCCGAGGATCGCGTCCCGGCCGATCATCCGCTGCGCCCGATTCGGGCGCTGGTCGACGAGATCCTGCGCGACATGTCGCGCGACTTTGATGGCCTCTATGCCCGCGTCGGACGTCCGTCGATTCCGCCTGAGCGCCTGCTGCGGGCGCAGTTGCTGCAGTTGTTCTACTCGATCCGCAGCGAGCGGCTGCTGATGGAGCAGCTCGATTACAACATCCTGTTCCGGTGGTTCGTGGGGCTCGAGATGGACGAGCCGATCTGGGTCCCGACCGTCTTCACCAAGAACCGCGATCGCTTGCTGAATCAGGAGGTCGCGCGCCAGTTCCTGCAACGGGTCGTCGACCGGGCCTCGGCGTGGATGTCTGACGAGCACTTCACCGTCGACGGCACGTTGATCGAGGCCTGGGCGAGTCAGAAGAGTTTTCAGCCGAAGGACGGGCCGCCCGAGGGTGATGGCCGCAACTTCCATGGCCAAACACGCACCAACGACACGCACGCCTCCAAGACCGATCCGGATGCGCGGTTGTATCGCAAATCGTTCCAGAGCGAGGCGCGGCTGGCGTACCTCGGGCACGTGCTGATGGAGAATCGCCACGGTTTGATCGTGGACGGCATGGCCACGACGGCGGATGGCCACGCCGAACGCGACGCCGCGCTGCTGATGCTGCAGAAGCATGCGCGTCCGTCGCGCCCGCGCACGCTCGGCGCGGACAAACTGTTCGATACCCGCGATTTCGTCGATGTCACGCGGCAACTCGGATACACGCCGCACGTCAGCCAGAACGTGAAGCGGACGGGCGGCAGCGCGATCGATCGGCGCACGACACGGCATGCCGGCTACAGCATCAGTCAGGCCTGTCGGCCGCGCATCGAACGCGTCTTCGGGTGGCTGAAACCGCTGGCGGGGCTGCGCAAGGTGAAGCTCCGCGGGCTCGACAAGGTCGACAGCCTGTTCGTCTTCGCGTGCGCCGCCTTCAACCTGCGACGACTGCCGAGACTCCTCGCGATGGCGGCTACGCCTGCGTAA
- a CDS encoding SGNH/GDSL hydrolase family protein: MIGRRELIGAMATSAVAGLAGSARGAQAMGAGKGLRVAQGARWVAIGDSITDAGRAKPIGEGTNGLGTGYVQTMDALLQAWYPGRRIRIFNVGTSGHTVRDLKERWQTDVTDLKPDWLSVMVGANDVWRQFDRVTQPERAVLPDEYERIYDELIAGTAPTLKGGLVLITPFFLELRTDDPMRARMDEYGVIVKRLATKHKAVFVDSQAAFNVVLKDLPSAMINWDRVHLNHIGAAILARAVLTAVGFEWA, from the coding sequence ATGATTGGCAGACGCGAACTGATTGGCGCGATGGCAACGTCGGCGGTCGCCGGGCTGGCAGGTTCAGCACGCGGTGCGCAGGCGATGGGCGCGGGCAAGGGCCTGCGTGTGGCGCAGGGCGCGCGGTGGGTCGCCATTGGTGACTCGATCACGGACGCCGGTCGAGCCAAGCCCATCGGCGAGGGGACCAACGGCCTCGGCACCGGCTACGTGCAGACGATGGATGCGCTGCTGCAGGCGTGGTATCCGGGGCGACGCATCCGGATCTTCAACGTCGGCACGAGCGGCCACACCGTCCGCGACCTCAAGGAGCGATGGCAGACCGATGTCACCGATCTGAAGCCGGACTGGCTTTCGGTCATGGTCGGGGCCAACGACGTGTGGCGGCAGTTCGACCGTGTGACCCAGCCGGAGCGCGCCGTGTTGCCCGACGAATACGAACGGATCTACGACGAGCTGATCGCCGGCACCGCGCCGACGCTCAAGGGGGGTCTCGTCCTGATCACGCCCTTCTTCCTCGAACTCCGCACCGACGACCCGATGCGCGCCCGCATGGACGAGTACGGCGTCATCGTCAAGCGGCTCGCCACGAAGCACAAGGCCGTGTTCGTGGACAGCCAGGCGGCGTTCAACGTCGTGCTCAAGGATCTGCCATCGGCGATGATCAACTGGGACCGCGTGCACCTGAACCACATCGGCGCGGCCATCCTGGCGCGCGCCGTGCTGACCGCGGTCGGGTTCGAGTGGGCGTGA
- a CDS encoding YajQ family cyclic di-GMP-binding protein, which yields MAAAASFDITSTVDLQEVDNAVNQAQKEIGQRFDFKGAHIEIDFDKAKSTITLLADDDYKLSAVWEVLQGKMFKRGVPIKNMKLGDKEMAAGSAVRRVVSLQQGIPTEAAKAIVKFLKDEGLKKVQATIQAEQVRVTSNSKDELQEAMKRLRGHDFGIELMFGNYRS from the coding sequence ATGGCCGCCGCAGCGAGCTTCGACATCACGTCCACCGTGGATCTGCAGGAAGTGGACAACGCCGTGAACCAGGCCCAGAAGGAAATCGGGCAGCGCTTCGACTTCAAGGGCGCACACATCGAGATCGATTTCGACAAGGCCAAGAGCACGATCACGCTGCTCGCCGACGATGACTACAAGTTGTCGGCGGTGTGGGAGGTGCTGCAGGGCAAGATGTTCAAGCGCGGCGTGCCGATCAAGAACATGAAGCTGGGCGACAAGGAGATGGCCGCCGGCAGTGCCGTGCGCCGGGTCGTGTCGCTGCAGCAGGGCATCCCCACCGAGGCCGCCAAGGCGATCGTGAAGTTCCTCAAGGACGAGGGATTGAAGAAGGTGCAGGCTACCATCCAGGCCGAGCAGGTGCGCGTGACCTCGAACTCGAAGGACGAACTGCAGGAGGCGATGAAGCGTCTCCGTGGCCACGATTTCGGCATCGAGCTGATGTTCGGGAATTACCGGTCGTGA
- a CDS encoding DUF4252 domain-containing protein yields MRQSIVICGMVAGLAIVASPASAQQLQLPDMAQLSAGAVDVVDVSVDQALLGLAASFMSNGADDKEVKALISSLKGIYVKSFTYGKDGAYDPAVLDSVRRQLSGGQWSRLLAAKSAAEGSDTAIYLWRNGGKAGGLAVLSASPREVTLVNIVGTIDLEQLRMLQGKFGVPDLKMEGAPGKTTAPKPKQ; encoded by the coding sequence ATGCGTCAGTCGATCGTGATCTGTGGAATGGTGGCCGGCCTGGCCATCGTGGCAAGCCCGGCTTCGGCCCAGCAACTGCAGCTGCCAGACATGGCGCAGCTTAGCGCGGGTGCCGTCGACGTGGTCGATGTCTCGGTGGATCAGGCCCTGCTCGGCCTCGCGGCGTCGTTCATGTCCAACGGCGCCGACGACAAGGAGGTCAAGGCACTCATCTCGTCGCTCAAGGGCATCTACGTGAAGAGCTTCACGTACGGCAAGGACGGCGCCTACGATCCGGCCGTGCTCGACTCGGTGCGACGCCAGTTGTCAGGCGGGCAGTGGTCGCGCCTGCTCGCCGCCAAGTCGGCAGCCGAGGGCTCGGATACGGCGATCTACCTGTGGCGCAATGGCGGCAAGGCGGGTGGCCTGGCGGTCCTGTCGGCCAGTCCGCGCGAGGTGACGCTCGTGAACATCGTCGGGACGATCGACCTGGAGCAACTGCGCATGCTGCAGGGCAAGTTCGGCGTCCCGGACCTGAAGATGGAGGGCGCGCCCGGCAAGACGACCGCGCCGAAGCCAAAGCAATAG
- a CDS encoding CaiB/BaiF CoA transferase family protein, with the protein MTAPLEGLRVLELGQLIAGPFSTMLLGYFGADVIKVEPPDGGDPLRTWRHVHNGTALWWYAMGRNKRCITADLRHEEARALIRRLVEQCDVVVENFRPGRLEAWGLGYDVLKAINPRLIMVRISGFGQTGPYAHRPGFAAVAEGMGGLRYVNGFPDRPPARANLSLGDTIGGLHAVLGLLLALHHRDGKGTGEGQVVDVALYESIFNLMESTLPEYATAGVVRERHGSTVSGIVPTNVYPCADGRYIIIGGNADSIFRRLMRAIERPDLAEDPRLATNDGRVPHASMIDQAIAAWTSVRPYESAFAVLEAADVPCGPIYSVADQLGDPHFVARGLIEHVTVETGEEVTIPAIAPQLSSTPGRTTWPGPPLGAHNAEVYGGMLGLTPEAIADLVTRGVI; encoded by the coding sequence GTGACCGCTCCCCTTGAGGGCCTTCGCGTCCTCGAACTCGGGCAACTGATTGCCGGGCCGTTCTCCACGATGCTGCTCGGGTACTTCGGCGCCGACGTGATCAAGGTCGAGCCACCCGACGGTGGCGATCCGCTGCGCACCTGGCGGCACGTGCACAACGGCACCGCGCTGTGGTGGTATGCGATGGGGCGCAACAAGCGCTGCATTACTGCGGACCTCCGCCACGAGGAGGCACGCGCGCTCATCCGCCGGCTGGTGGAGCAGTGCGATGTCGTGGTGGAGAACTTCCGGCCCGGCCGCCTGGAGGCCTGGGGGCTCGGCTATGACGTGCTCAAGGCGATCAATCCACGGTTAATCATGGTCCGCATCTCGGGCTTCGGCCAGACCGGACCATACGCGCATCGGCCCGGGTTCGCGGCAGTGGCCGAGGGCATGGGGGGACTGCGTTACGTGAACGGCTTCCCGGACCGGCCCCCGGCACGCGCCAACCTCAGCCTGGGCGACACGATCGGCGGCCTGCACGCGGTGCTCGGGCTGCTGCTCGCACTCCACCATCGCGACGGCAAGGGGACTGGCGAAGGACAAGTGGTCGACGTCGCCCTCTATGAGTCGATCTTCAACCTGATGGAGTCGACGCTGCCCGAGTACGCGACGGCCGGCGTGGTCCGCGAGCGGCATGGCTCAACGGTGAGCGGCATCGTGCCGACCAACGTGTATCCCTGCGCCGATGGCCGCTACATCATCATCGGCGGCAATGCCGACAGCATCTTCCGCAGGCTCATGCGGGCCATCGAACGCCCCGATCTCGCCGAGGATCCACGACTGGCGACCAACGACGGCCGCGTGCCGCACGCGTCGATGATCGACCAGGCCATCGCGGCGTGGACATCCGTGCGCCCCTATGAGTCGGCCTTCGCCGTGCTCGAAGCCGCTGACGTGCCCTGCGGCCCGATCTACTCGGTTGCCGATCAACTCGGCGACCCGCACTTCGTGGCTCGCGGCCTCATCGAACACGTCACCGTGGAGACCGGCGAGGAGGTCACGATTCCGGCGATCGCCCCGCAGTTGTCGTCGACGCCCGGACGCACGACGTGGCCAGGGCCGCCGCTCGGCGCGCACAACGCCGAGGTCTACGGCGGGATGCTTGGACTCACGCCGGAGGCGATAGCCGACCTCGTGACTCGTGGCGTGATCTGA